The genomic stretch CGCCACCGCCAATTATCTCGCGCCAAGCAAAGACGGCTATTTTTCCGCAGTCAACCCCTGAAAAGAGGGCGGCGACGATATTAGCGCTTCACGGGGTAATGGGTAATAGGTAATGGGTAATAGATTATGGATCTCAAGCAATTTGTAAAACAGTCAATTGGGCGATGGCGATCGCAACGCAGTGGCCATCATTTAGCCTTTGCCCATTTTGAGGAAGTGCGCTCAACCATCGATATCATGGCCCTAGACCCCCAAGATCCGGGGGTATTAGCAGTGTGTGACTTATATGAGATCGATCCAGCCACCATCGAATCCCCCTTTAAGATGACTTGGGAAGGCCAATCAGATTGGGATGAAGACGAAGAACTCAAAGGCTCCTGTATTTTAGTACCCATTCCCGACCGCGATCGCCCCCAAAAGGGGCAACTCCTGCGCGAACGGGGCTATGCCGAAACCATTCCGGCGATCGGTCAATATTCCCTCAATGATGAAGGCATATTTACCCTGATCACCACCTACGATCGGGCGGCCGCTGAAGAGCGAATTTGGTTTACCACCCCCAATGTCCGCTTTCGAGTCTCCCTAATTAAAACTCAAGATGGTCAAGGAGTCACCACCGCTTCCTTCTCCTCCGAAATTCGGTCATCCTCCTAAACCTTGAGATTCTTGGCTCAACTGTCCGTTTAACCTTGATCCCCATATAGATCGACAAGCCCCTTTAAGATATAATGGAGAGATCATAAACAACGGGTTAAGGTCAATCCTGGCCAAGCCAACCTATAGCAAACTGTTCCATGACCTCTAGCGTATCTACGTCCTATTCTCAGGAACTGATCCGATTGGCTCATTGGTTAGCTGGAGATTTTAGCAATCATCAGCAAGCCTATAACCATCCCACATTATATGCCCATATTCATGTTCTGTGGCGACCCCTGCCCTGGGAATTTTTTCAAGGCATCGGGTTTTATTCTGAGCAAGTCTATGATTACGATCTGTGGAGTCCATACCGTCAAGGGGTACATCGATTAGTCGATCGCGGCGATCGCATCTATATCGAAAACTATAGCTTACAAGACCCCATTCTTTATGCCGGTTCAGCGCGAGAATTAAGCATTCTGCATACCATCACCCCCCAGGCGATCCAGCGACGCTATCATTGCTCCATGGTGTTTCAATGGGACGGAACTGGCTATCAAGGCTCGGTCGAACCCGGAAATCAATGCCTCATTCATCGGAAAGGCCATCAAACTTACTTAGTCAGTGAAGTAGAACTGACAGAAACTACTTGGAAAAGTCTAGATCGAGGAATGGATGTCCAAACCCACGAACAGATTTGGGGGTCAAAAGAGGGAGCATTGGAATTTGAGAAAATTACCAGTTTTGCCCATGAAGTACCCACTCAATCAGCATGATCGTTCCTCTATTTCTGTAGAGTGTCAGCCTTTCCCCTAACTGATTCTGCAAGATTAAAACCGATTGAAAACCAGGAAGGATAAACAAGTGTAAAAAAAGATAAACGTTAACCCCAAATTTGCTAAAATGGCTAAAGATACAAAAACCAATCGCACCCAATACTCAGAGTCAAAAATGAAGTTAGGAATTTCTATTACCCCCAGCGGAAAAGAGCTACTCAACGAGATGGCTAAAACCACCAAGTTATCCCGCTCAGAATTGATAGAGCGGATGTCAAGGGGATATATCAGCGTTAACAGTGAGTTGACCCAAACGATTCTAACTGTAGACTTTGAGTCCAAATCTGGGAAGTCCAATGGTTCAGGAAATGAAGGAAAGTTTCCCGCTCTGAAAAATATTGCCGTCAGCCAACGCTCTGCCGACGAAGCAACCCCCACATTCGCCGAAGTGGAGGAATTAAAAAAG from Roseofilum capinflatum BLCC-M114 encodes the following:
- a CDS encoding phycobiliprotein lyase, encoding MDLKQFVKQSIGRWRSQRSGHHLAFAHFEEVRSTIDIMALDPQDPGVLAVCDLYEIDPATIESPFKMTWEGQSDWDEDEELKGSCILVPIPDRDRPQKGQLLRERGYAETIPAIGQYSLNDEGIFTLITTYDRAAAEERIWFTTPNVRFRVSLIKTQDGQGVTTASFSSEIRSSS
- a CDS encoding chromophore lyase CpcT/CpeT; its protein translation is MTSSVSTSYSQELIRLAHWLAGDFSNHQQAYNHPTLYAHIHVLWRPLPWEFFQGIGFYSEQVYDYDLWSPYRQGVHRLVDRGDRIYIENYSLQDPILYAGSARELSILHTITPQAIQRRYHCSMVFQWDGTGYQGSVEPGNQCLIHRKGHQTYLVSEVELTETTWKSLDRGMDVQTHEQIWGSKEGALEFEKITSFAHEVPTQSA